ctTCTATCTTTGTTTCTACAGCACAAGAACAAAGTAACATATACCCCAGCCACTCCTACAACACCAGCCTCGGTCCACCACCAAACAGAGTCTTACCCCCTCCAGCACAGGAAGACCTCGGAGGTCCTCATAAAAACGGGGATCCAAATTTGCAGGATCATGATGTGGTCAACTTCACTACTGCCACCCCCTGTGACACAATAACAATACACAAAGGTAACGCAATGAAAAGCCATTTTTATTCCCTAATGTTGtttaaaacattcaaaagaaaatataaggtcagtttcattttattaatttattttgttgttgttattgtccaGCTTCATCCCCAAGAAAGCTCTACGACACACGGGAAACTGGTCACAGCTCTGTCACGCAGATCGACTTTGATGACGACAAATACCGGCGACGACCAACATTAAGTTGGTTTGCTCAAATTCTCAAGTAAGTATTATGAATTATTGCTGTCTGACACAAGGAATAAACTGTTGTGAAATTGTTCTGTGAtcccagatttattttttaaatgtattaatcttTCCAGGAACCGCACAGGTGGAAAGCGGACATCTCTGTCCTGGAAGCAGCGGGTCTTCATGCTTCTCCTGGTCGGAGTTCTTGGATTTTTTACGTTGATAATCATCATGGCTAAACTCGGACGTGCCTCGGCTGGCTCAGACCCAAATTTAGATCCTCTCCTCAACCCCCATATTCGTGTGGGGAAAAACTGATGACAGGCATTGATTCCTTCTTTTACTTCTGTGTTACCTTGGGACTTTCCAATACACGGTGAGCCCAATAGAGAGAGCTGTTCACCCAACTTGAACGGTAAAGAGATGTTGCACCTCTTTAGAGTGGATCTCTGGCTCCATTCATTTACACCAGGCATTAGAAACATGCCACGTGCCCACCAGACCATGAAAATATCTCACAACATTCAGGAGGTTTATGTGATCCTAGCAAAGCAacctgaaaatgtaaatgttgaccAGAGACCTGTAGCATATACAGTAGTCAGTAGGTCCAGTAATTGTTGCTTTGAATAGCTATTGACAAAGAGTATTTATATTTCGAATTCCAGCTAACATTTGTCACTGACCTTTTTTAAGTTGAATTTTTTAAGTTCAGT
The sequence above is a segment of the Scophthalmus maximus strain ysfricsl-2021 chromosome 2, ASM2237912v1, whole genome shotgun sequence genome. Coding sequences within it:
- the zfpl1 gene encoding zinc finger protein-like 1; protein product: MGLCKCPKRKVTNLFCFEHRVNVCEHCLVSNHNKCIVQSYLQWLQDSDYNPNCTLCNIPLTAQDTVRLVCYDVFHWSCLNNLASRLPLHTAPAGYQCPTCQGPVFPPSNLASPIADMLKEQLSSVNWARAGLGLPLIEEPIGAVEETTANDVTDYTDWSTFDAQEQSNIYPSHSYNTSLGPPPNRVLPPPAQEDLGGPHKNGDPNLQDHDVVNFTTATPCDTITIHKASSPRKLYDTRETGHSSVTQIDFDDDKYRRRPTLSWFAQILKNRTGGKRTSLSWKQRVFMLLLVGVLGFFTLIIIMAKLGRASAGSDPNLDPLLNPHIRVGKN